In one Candidatus Nitronereus thalassa genomic region, the following are encoded:
- the tatC gene encoding twin-arginine translocase subunit TatC — protein MAKESRFSKWLQDTVFNPLEDKKMPIMEHLHEFQARLTKVVIVVALFFVGTFFYADTLVQWLRVPLQNMFVPGTLEWIPTDLPKIPFVFLSPAEALWQNLKVAALFALVLATPYILWEVWAFVMPGLHVQERRFVAPFVMTSALAFYLGLAFCFFFVLPFALNFLISYGVQAGFIPQLSIASYVGFALWFLLVFGLTFEVPLALTLMAKLGWVDAPFLKRYRKWAFLGAFLFAAILTPTPDPFNQCLMALPMYFFYEVGIISAGFFKKPKPEEEVGAQPPATTPKSGSGGLRPQSATAGTSSGGDDDYVGVP, from the coding sequence ATGGCAAAAGAGTCTCGATTCTCAAAATGGCTTCAAGATACGGTATTTAATCCTCTCGAGGATAAAAAAATGCCGATCATGGAACATTTGCATGAGTTCCAGGCTCGGCTGACCAAAGTTGTCATTGTTGTCGCCCTGTTTTTTGTCGGGACGTTCTTTTATGCGGATACCCTGGTGCAATGGTTGCGGGTTCCGTTGCAAAATATGTTTGTTCCCGGCACCTTGGAATGGATACCCACCGATCTCCCGAAGATTCCCTTTGTATTCTTATCTCCTGCTGAAGCGTTGTGGCAAAACTTAAAGGTCGCGGCGTTATTCGCGCTGGTTCTTGCGACGCCATATATTTTGTGGGAAGTCTGGGCATTCGTGATGCCAGGCCTCCACGTTCAAGAACGACGTTTTGTTGCACCTTTTGTGATGACCAGCGCCCTAGCGTTTTATTTGGGATTGGCGTTTTGTTTCTTTTTTGTTCTGCCCTTTGCGCTGAATTTTTTAATTTCCTATGGGGTGCAGGCAGGGTTCATTCCTCAACTATCTATTGCAAGTTATGTAGGGTTTGCCCTGTGGTTTTTGTTGGTATTTGGGCTGACCTTTGAAGTGCCCCTCGCCTTAACCCTGATGGCCAAATTAGGGTGGGTTGATGCACCTTTTCTGAAGCGTTATCGAAAATGGGCATTTCTTGGGGCGTTTTTATTCGCGGCCATTTTGACGCCCACTCCTGATCCCTTTAATCAATGCCTTATGGCCTTGCCCATGTATTTTTTCTATGAAGTGGGCATTATAAGCGCGGGATTCTTTAAAAAGCCTAAACCCGAAGAGGAAGTTGGCGCTCAACCCCCGGCAACCACTCCAAAAAGTGGGTCTGGTGGATTACGTCCACAATCGGCTACTGCTGGGACTTCATCAGGTGGCGACGACGATTATGTGGGTGTCCCGTAG
- a CDS encoding Mrp/NBP35 family ATP-binding protein: protein MPGDLKMFQPAPSAEDSCTYMWACAICDENETCQKDKEGHSRWLVNKRMERIDYKILVMSNKGGVGKSTVSTNLAVSLALKGYEVGICDMDIHGPNIPKMVGAEGERLKISTGGGIIPFQAYNMKIASMSFLLQNSDDPIIWRDAYKFEFINQLLGGVEWQDLNFLIVDLPPGTGNESVTTIDLIGEVTGCVIVSTPQEVALLDARKSVTFARDSELPIIGIVENMSGLDCPHCHKEIEVFRKGGGEASAHDMGVPFLGRIPLDPDIVKQSDFGEPYAMFNSDLPTAEAFHSIANQVDDFCKKKGSLVQIATKSPFKKVTK from the coding sequence ATGCCTGGCGATTTGAAAATGTTTCAGCCCGCACCCAGTGCGGAAGACAGTTGCACATACATGTGGGCGTGTGCCATTTGCGATGAAAACGAAACTTGTCAAAAAGACAAAGAAGGTCATAGCCGCTGGCTGGTGAACAAGCGCATGGAACGGATCGATTATAAGATCCTAGTCATGAGTAATAAAGGAGGAGTGGGAAAAAGCACCGTTTCCACGAACTTAGCAGTGAGCTTGGCATTAAAGGGTTATGAAGTCGGTATTTGTGACATGGATATCCATGGCCCCAATATTCCTAAAATGGTGGGCGCGGAAGGCGAACGACTCAAGATTAGTACAGGTGGCGGGATTATTCCCTTCCAGGCGTACAATATGAAAATTGCGTCAATGTCCTTTTTGCTTCAGAACTCCGATGACCCGATTATTTGGCGAGACGCCTATAAATTCGAATTTATCAATCAATTGCTTGGTGGCGTGGAATGGCAAGACCTGAATTTTCTGATTGTGGATTTGCCGCCGGGAACGGGGAATGAATCGGTGACCACCATAGATTTGATCGGTGAAGTAACAGGCTGCGTGATTGTCTCGACACCCCAGGAAGTGGCCCTTTTGGATGCACGGAAATCCGTGACCTTTGCCAGAGACAGCGAGTTGCCCATTATTGGGATTGTCGAAAATATGAGTGGTTTGGATTGTCCGCATTGCCATAAAGAGATAGAGGTGTTTCGAAAGGGCGGCGGAGAGGCATCTGCCCATGATATGGGTGTGCCATTTTTAGGAAGAATTCCGCTCGATCCCGATATTGTGAAACAAAGTGATTTTGGTGAACCCTACGCCATGTTTAATTCTGATCTGCCGACCGCAGAAGCTTTTCACAGTATTGCAAATCAAGTGGATGATTTCTGTAAGAAAAAAGGTTCCCTGGTTCAAATTGCGACGAAAAGTCCGTTTAAAAAAGTCACAAAATAA
- a CDS encoding cytochrome c3 family protein has protein sequence MNRRTVTFLVVAIGVLAVAGTAAIPLTNHPEFCGSCHTIRPSVESWKTSSHKDVTCVDCHVRPGLHGFIEDKVLAGLGDVAITFFGTPTEPHNLQAHVDSDVCLSCHRAILRVSEKPPRDLPSPVKEVGLVMSHRKHMEAFQDRGQGEGCTTCHSRVVHGKPVKGYPIVIPRGHIEVDLQPHYPDHPEGSVLWKSALADCARCHDGQSTHAGKVLSKECETCHLPDKIGDFLF, from the coding sequence ATGAATCGAAGGACCGTGACTTTCCTGGTGGTGGCTATAGGCGTCTTGGCCGTCGCTGGGACCGCTGCCATTCCCCTCACCAATCATCCTGAATTTTGTGGCTCCTGTCATACCATCCGCCCTTCCGTGGAAAGTTGGAAAACCTCTTCACATAAAGATGTGACCTGCGTGGATTGTCACGTTCGGCCAGGGCTTCATGGATTTATTGAGGACAAGGTGCTGGCGGGGCTAGGCGATGTGGCGATCACATTCTTTGGAACCCCCACCGAACCCCATAATCTCCAAGCCCATGTGGATTCAGACGTGTGCCTTTCCTGTCATCGTGCCATCCTCCGAGTGTCTGAGAAGCCTCCTCGGGATTTGCCGTCACCTGTCAAAGAGGTGGGGTTAGTCATGAGTCACCGGAAACATATGGAAGCCTTTCAGGACCGTGGCCAGGGAGAAGGGTGTACGACCTGTCATAGTCGTGTGGTCCATGGAAAACCGGTAAAAGGGTATCCTATTGTCATTCCTCGTGGACATATCGAGGTTGACTTACAACCGCATTATCCCGATCATCCAGAGGGTTCCGTGCTCTGGAAATCAGCCCTGGCCGATTGTGCGCGGTGTCATGATGGGCAATCCACGCATGCCGGGAAGGTGCTGAGTAAGGAATGCGAAACTTGTCATCTGCCCGATAAAATTGGGGACTTTCTGTTTTAA
- a CDS encoding zinc-dependent alcohol dehydrogenase family protein, whose product MKAMLIHAYGEDAVFEPAEVEKPEVKAGHVLIKIAASSVNTVDTMIRKMGKELPLAPETPAILGMDVAGTIEAVGNGVKDFSIGDEVYGCAGGLADLPGTLAEYLVADSTLIAQKPKNLSMPEAAALPLVAITAYEGLTRAGIKQGQKVLVHGGSGGVGHVALQLATHFGANVYSTGGGEKQIALIERLGGMAINYKTETVEQYVAKHTGGTGFDVVFDSVGGANMANSFKAATLNGQIASTVALCELDLSVAHFKGLSLHVVFMLIPMLHNVKREEHGEILRNVTRIVESGGLTPVLDESRFSLDQVGQAHARLESGQAIGKVVLADWA is encoded by the coding sequence ATGAAAGCAATGCTTATTCATGCCTATGGCGAAGACGCCGTATTTGAACCGGCAGAAGTTGAAAAACCTGAAGTGAAAGCCGGTCATGTTTTAATTAAGATCGCGGCATCAAGCGTCAACACGGTTGATACCATGATTCGCAAAATGGGGAAGGAGTTACCATTAGCCCCCGAGACACCGGCCATTTTAGGAATGGACGTTGCCGGCACGATTGAGGCAGTCGGCAATGGTGTGAAAGATTTTTCCATTGGGGATGAAGTGTATGGCTGTGCAGGTGGGTTAGCAGACTTACCCGGCACATTGGCTGAATACCTGGTGGCGGACAGCACCTTGATCGCCCAGAAGCCAAAGAATTTGTCGATGCCAGAAGCCGCGGCATTGCCGCTGGTTGCGATTACCGCCTACGAAGGCTTGACTCGTGCGGGCATCAAGCAAGGCCAAAAAGTTCTGGTGCATGGTGGCTCTGGTGGCGTTGGTCATGTCGCGTTACAACTGGCAACACATTTTGGTGCCAACGTGTATTCTACTGGCGGGGGTGAAAAACAAATAGCATTAATCGAACGGCTCGGGGGGATGGCCATCAATTATAAAACCGAAACGGTTGAGCAGTACGTGGCCAAACATACAGGTGGAACAGGATTTGATGTGGTGTTTGATTCTGTTGGCGGTGCAAACATGGCAAACTCCTTTAAGGCGGCTACACTCAATGGCCAAATTGCTTCGACAGTGGCCTTATGTGAGCTGGATTTATCTGTGGCTCACTTTAAGGGATTGTCGCTGCACGTCGTGTTCATGCTGATTCCCATGCTTCATAACGTGAAACGAGAAGAGCATGGGGAGATTTTGCGCAACGTCACTCGGATTGTTGAGTCTGGCGGATTGACACCTGTGCTTGATGAAAGCCGCTTTTCGCTTGACCAAGTTGGACAAGCGCACGCTCGACTGGAGAGTGGACAAGCGATAGGCAAAGTGGTACTGGCGGATTGGGCCTAG
- a CDS encoding SDR family NAD(P)-dependent oxidoreductase produces the protein MQKIILVTGSTDGIGLETAKMLVSLGHYVLLHGRSAAKLEDVERTLSALPDGGRVERYVADLSRMADVEALAKAVADKHAKLDVLINNAGVYTTPDPVTQDRLDIRFAVNTIAPYLLTQRLLPLLGKAGRVINVSSAAQSPVNPKSLAGQVSLSDGAAYAQSKLAITMWSRTMALSLKDNGPTIIAVNPGSMLGSKMVKDAFGVAGGDIGIGGEMLTRAALSKEFETASGKYFDNDSAQFASPHPDALDPQKSEEVVHAIETILEKVTAQ, from the coding sequence ATGCAAAAAATCATTCTTGTAACCGGTTCGACAGATGGCATCGGGTTGGAAACGGCCAAGATGCTGGTCTCGCTGGGTCACTATGTGCTGCTACACGGGCGCAGCGCAGCAAAGCTGGAGGACGTGGAACGAACGCTCTCCGCGTTACCGGATGGCGGTCGTGTTGAACGCTACGTCGCTGATCTGTCGCGCATGGCCGACGTCGAGGCACTTGCAAAGGCAGTGGCGGACAAGCACGCGAAACTTGACGTGCTGATCAATAATGCAGGCGTCTATACAACACCGGATCCTGTCACGCAGGACAGGCTTGATATACGGTTCGCGGTCAATACGATTGCTCCCTATTTGCTGACGCAACGGCTGTTGCCGTTGCTCGGGAAGGCTGGACGGGTAATCAATGTGTCCTCCGCAGCTCAGTCTCCAGTCAATCCGAAATCGCTAGCCGGACAAGTCAGCTTGTCCGACGGCGCGGCGTATGCGCAAAGCAAACTCGCGATTACCATGTGGTCTCGCACTATGGCGCTTTCACTCAAGGATAACGGACCGACGATCATCGCAGTGAATCCCGGATCAATGCTCGGCAGCAAGATGGTGAAAGATGCCTTCGGTGTGGCTGGCGGCGATATCGGCATCGGCGGTGAAATGCTTACGCGCGCGGCACTGTCAAAGGAATTTGAAACGGCTTCAGGGAAGTATTTCGACAACGATTCAGCGCAGTTTGCCTCGCCCCACCCCGATGCACTCGATCCACAAAAGTCCGAAGAGGTTGTCCACGCTATCGAGACGATTTTGGAAAAAGTCACAGCGCAATGA
- a CDS encoding MogA/MoaB family molybdenum cofactor biosynthesis protein — MIRAAIIVVSSKVYSGDSPDKGRADLEQYLSDHDVQVVAYEIVPDDRKEIRECLVSNCLTIVPQVIFTLGGTGVRPTDWTPEATREVIDKEIPGIAEVMRVESLKKVKTAMLSRGTAGIRGSTLIVNLPGSPKAAKENLATFIPILEHTVEKISKITQPIS; from the coding sequence ATGATTCGAGCCGCGATCATTGTTGTGAGCAGTAAAGTTTATAGTGGGGATTCACCGGATAAGGGACGTGCCGATCTTGAACAATATTTGAGTGATCATGATGTCCAGGTGGTGGCCTATGAAATCGTCCCCGATGATCGGAAAGAGATTCGCGAGTGTTTAGTGTCTAACTGCCTCACGATTGTCCCTCAAGTGATTTTCACGTTAGGTGGAACAGGCGTTCGTCCTACGGATTGGACCCCCGAAGCAACTCGTGAGGTCATTGACAAAGAGATTCCCGGAATCGCCGAGGTGATGCGAGTTGAAAGTCTAAAGAAAGTCAAAACCGCAATGTTATCGAGAGGAACAGCCGGTATTCGTGGATCGACACTCATTGTGAATCTTCCTGGAAGCCCCAAGGCGGCGAAAGAGAATCTCGCAACCTTTATCCCGATCCTTGAGCATACGGTGGAAAAAATTTCGAAGATCACGCAACCCATTTCTTAA
- a CDS encoding Do family serine endopeptidase yields MIKKTFQGCPKVKCLGMLTAIAIAGCFGSVDFISPSLANGSVPEAFTRGFSEIVERVQPAVVNVAVSGREDPGARRLPPGPFGGPPGGGPPPMPGPPGRPPGPPGMSAGSGVIISPEGYIVTNNHVVEDASKITVTTFSGEEFPGTIVGTDPKTDLAVIKIEGANLPFVSWSADETLKVGDLVLAVGSPFGLKSSVTMGIISALGRGNVGITEYEDFIQTDAPINPGNSGGPLINMRGEIIGINTAIFSRTGGSEGIGFAIPVDIVKDISTSLIQSGRVVRGWMGIAIQEMTPALAQSFQLPETHTGGVLISEVHENGPSAKGGLKRGDVILEYHGEKLKDVNHLRHIVARTRVGDDVKIKVLRDGAETMLTVKVGERPTDELLARNGGEAPQPSMEKLDNVLAGLSVEALTPELKSQLKLPEQTVGVVVKDVQAGSAAADAGLQQGDVIQEINREVITNLADYQSVASKIEKKSLVVLLLSRRGNNLFVAVNPD; encoded by the coding sequence ATGATCAAAAAAACCTTTCAGGGATGTCCCAAAGTCAAATGCCTCGGCATGTTGACTGCAATCGCCATCGCAGGATGTTTTGGCAGTGTTGATTTCATCTCCCCATCCCTAGCGAATGGAAGTGTTCCCGAGGCCTTTACTCGTGGATTTTCTGAAATTGTTGAAAGGGTTCAGCCTGCGGTAGTGAATGTGGCGGTGAGCGGGAGGGAAGATCCTGGGGCTCGGAGATTGCCGCCTGGCCCATTTGGAGGGCCTCCCGGAGGAGGACCCCCACCAATGCCCGGACCTCCAGGCCGACCGCCTGGACCTCCAGGCATGAGTGCCGGATCTGGGGTGATCATTAGCCCAGAAGGCTATATCGTGACGAATAACCATGTGGTGGAAGATGCAAGTAAAATTACCGTAACGACGTTTTCAGGGGAGGAATTTCCTGGAACTATTGTTGGGACTGATCCTAAGACCGATCTCGCGGTGATTAAGATTGAAGGCGCGAATTTACCCTTCGTTTCCTGGAGTGCGGATGAAACCCTCAAGGTTGGAGATTTGGTTTTGGCGGTAGGGAGTCCTTTCGGGTTGAAGTCTTCCGTGACGATGGGAATTATCAGTGCCCTAGGGCGAGGTAATGTAGGCATCACGGAATATGAAGACTTTATTCAAACCGATGCTCCAATTAACCCCGGGAATTCCGGGGGGCCGCTGATCAATATGAGAGGTGAAATCATTGGCATTAATACTGCCATATTTTCGAGAACCGGTGGTTCTGAAGGTATTGGATTTGCCATTCCCGTGGATATCGTCAAAGATATTTCTACGAGCCTCATTCAAAGCGGGCGAGTGGTACGGGGTTGGATGGGTATTGCCATCCAGGAAATGACTCCCGCCCTAGCCCAGTCCTTTCAACTCCCGGAAACTCACACCGGTGGGGTTTTGATTAGTGAAGTTCATGAAAATGGTCCTTCAGCCAAAGGTGGACTCAAACGGGGTGACGTGATTCTTGAATATCATGGCGAGAAACTTAAGGACGTCAATCATCTGCGTCATATTGTTGCGAGAACGCGTGTGGGCGATGATGTGAAAATCAAAGTCCTGAGGGATGGGGCGGAAACCATGCTTACGGTGAAAGTTGGTGAACGGCCAACTGATGAACTTCTCGCGAGAAATGGTGGAGAAGCTCCTCAGCCAAGTATGGAAAAATTGGACAATGTTCTGGCTGGATTGTCAGTGGAGGCTCTCACTCCCGAATTAAAGAGTCAGTTGAAACTTCCGGAACAAACCGTTGGTGTGGTCGTCAAAGATGTCCAGGCAGGTAGTGCAGCTGCCGACGCAGGATTGCAGCAAGGTGATGTGATTCAGGAAATCAATCGAGAGGTTATTACCAACCTTGCCGATTATCAAAGCGTAGCTTCCAAAATTGAGAAGAAATCTTTGGTGGTTTTGTTGTTAAGTCGGCGAGGCAACAATTTATTCGTTGCCGTGAATCCTGACTAA
- a CDS encoding flagellar basal body rod C-terminal domain-containing protein yields MVSGIYSSLSGLTAAQKRITTAAHNTANANTDGFKKQRVLHQEVKPQGVETVVEQVNTPGPIAFRETENGLIQFEQSNVDFAEEAVNLLVGKRHYEANLRALDVQNKTLGSVLDILE; encoded by the coding sequence ATGGTTTCAGGCATTTACAGTTCATTGTCTGGGTTGACGGCGGCTCAAAAGCGGATTACGACCGCGGCGCATAATACCGCCAATGCCAATACTGATGGGTTTAAAAAACAACGCGTTCTGCATCAGGAGGTCAAACCTCAGGGGGTTGAGACGGTCGTCGAACAGGTCAATACTCCAGGACCCATCGCCTTCCGCGAAACAGAAAATGGATTGATCCAATTTGAGCAGTCAAATGTAGATTTTGCCGAAGAAGCTGTCAATCTTCTTGTTGGAAAAAGGCATTATGAAGCAAATCTTCGAGCCTTAGATGTTCAAAACAAAACCTTAGGAAGTGTGTTAGATATTCTTGAATAA
- the mobB gene encoding molybdopterin-guanine dinucleotide biosynthesis protein B, translating into MAPSILSFAGRSNSGKTTLIERVIPALVREGYRVATVKHAGHGFELDTEGKDSWRHKQAGASAVVVLSKGSMAMFADVSEEMKVEEVRDRFLDSQIDLIIAEGWKSEGYPKIAVVREALNELNTSLDGLLAIVSMKPIEAPVPCFDRDDIEGIAQLIIRNYPKPSST; encoded by the coding sequence ATGGCGCCATCGATTTTGAGTTTTGCGGGCCGCTCGAATAGTGGAAAAACCACCCTCATCGAACGAGTGATTCCGGCTTTGGTTCGTGAAGGCTATCGCGTCGCGACGGTCAAGCATGCCGGGCATGGGTTTGAATTAGATACCGAGGGAAAAGATAGTTGGCGCCACAAGCAAGCCGGGGCCAGTGCCGTGGTCGTCCTTTCCAAGGGTAGTATGGCCATGTTTGCGGATGTGTCGGAGGAAATGAAAGTGGAGGAGGTTCGGGATCGATTTTTAGATTCCCAGATCGATCTGATTATTGCCGAGGGATGGAAGTCCGAAGGCTATCCCAAGATCGCCGTCGTTCGTGAAGCACTGAATGAATTGAATACCTCGTTGGATGGGTTGCTCGCCATTGTCTCCATGAAGCCCATCGAGGCACCGGTCCCATGTTTTGATCGTGATGATATCGAAGGAATCGCTCAACTGATTATACGAAACTATCCAAAACCATCGTCAACATAA
- the glp gene encoding gephyrin-like molybdotransferase Glp, whose product MSGLTLLRDAQKIVLDATTTLGCEKVSLLEAIGRVLGEDIIAPRDNPPWNNSAMDGFAVRWDDIKKEHEITKPAELKIIEDVAAGAVATKSVGPGEAIRIMTGAPVPDGADTVVRVEYTEPSETSVRIFQPEPKGMNIRPKGEDVKEGECIISKGTQLGPGEIGMLAILAKSFVLVHQRPRVAILSTGDELADLDEKFDENKIVNSNSYGIAAGVQEAGGIPVLLGIAKDTPESLKEKISQGLGCDIIVLSGGVSMGDYDFTKVVFGELGADMHFWKLAIRPGQPLAFGKIQGKLAFGLPGNPVSSMVTFEQLVRVAMMKMGGHRQLYRPTVNAVFKEKFSKHPDRRHFLRGIVAHEDGQLTVKTTGPQGSGILTSMVKANGLIDVAEEIEKVNPGDMVKVQVLSRIT is encoded by the coding sequence ATGTCTGGTTTAACACTCCTTCGTGACGCTCAGAAAATTGTGCTAGATGCCACCACGACCCTTGGCTGTGAGAAGGTCAGTCTGCTGGAGGCTATTGGTCGTGTCTTGGGTGAAGATATTATTGCGCCCCGCGACAATCCACCGTGGAATAATTCGGCCATGGACGGGTTTGCCGTTCGTTGGGATGACATCAAGAAGGAACATGAAATTACCAAGCCGGCGGAGTTGAAAATTATCGAGGATGTCGCGGCAGGAGCAGTGGCGACCAAATCCGTGGGGCCTGGTGAGGCCATTCGGATCATGACCGGGGCTCCGGTTCCTGATGGTGCCGATACCGTTGTCCGCGTGGAATATACCGAACCCTCGGAAACCAGCGTGCGGATTTTTCAGCCTGAGCCCAAGGGTATGAATATTCGCCCCAAGGGTGAAGATGTCAAGGAAGGGGAGTGCATTATCTCTAAGGGTACGCAACTTGGGCCTGGCGAGATTGGCATGCTGGCGATTTTAGCCAAGTCGTTTGTGTTGGTGCATCAACGCCCGCGAGTGGCTATTCTTTCCACTGGTGACGAGCTGGCCGATCTCGATGAAAAGTTCGACGAGAACAAAATAGTCAATTCCAATAGCTACGGAATTGCCGCGGGTGTGCAAGAAGCCGGAGGCATTCCGGTCTTGTTGGGGATTGCCAAAGATACTCCAGAATCTTTGAAAGAGAAAATTTCCCAAGGGTTAGGATGCGACATCATTGTGTTATCGGGTGGGGTGTCCATGGGGGATTATGATTTCACCAAGGTCGTCTTTGGGGAATTGGGCGCGGATATGCATTTTTGGAAATTGGCGATCCGTCCTGGGCAGCCATTAGCCTTTGGAAAGATTCAGGGGAAGTTGGCATTTGGCCTTCCCGGAAATCCGGTTTCCTCGATGGTGACCTTTGAGCAACTCGTGCGCGTCGCCATGATGAAAATGGGGGGGCATCGGCAGCTGTACCGCCCCACCGTGAATGCCGTGTTTAAGGAAAAGTTTTCCAAACACCCAGATCGTCGACATTTTCTACGAGGGATCGTGGCCCATGAAGATGGCCAGCTGACGGTAAAAACCACCGGACCTCAAGGGTCGGGCATCTTAACCTCCATGGTCAAAGCCAACGGTCTCATCGATGTGGCTGAGGAAATTGAGAAGGTGAATCCCGGTGATATGGTGAAAGTACAGGTGTTGAGCCGTATTACCTAA
- a CDS encoding ABC transporter ATP-binding protein, producing MSSPIVQVQQLTKRFGDFTAVDQVSFEIQPGETVGLLGPNGAGKTTTFQMLLGVVTPTAGSIQMFGLDLMQHRETILRQVNFSSTYISMPYALSVEENLRVTGKLYGLPDISRRIDDVVKKLEMEDIRHKLTRKLSSGQMSRLTLAKAVMTEPKILFLDEPTASLDPDIAHKIKAFLKEYRDTSGLSMLYTSHNMREMEEMSDRIIFLQRGKIVAQGTAQEVVTQYGEDDLEQVFLKIARDR from the coding sequence ATGTCTTCTCCTATTGTCCAAGTTCAACAATTGACCAAACGGTTTGGCGATTTTACCGCGGTGGATCAGGTCTCATTTGAGATCCAGCCAGGGGAGACCGTCGGCCTGCTGGGACCAAATGGCGCAGGAAAAACCACGACGTTTCAGATGTTGTTGGGAGTCGTCACGCCAACGGCAGGGTCTATTCAGATGTTTGGCTTAGATCTGATGCAACATCGGGAAACCATTCTGCGACAGGTCAATTTTTCTAGCACGTACATTTCCATGCCCTATGCGTTAAGCGTGGAAGAAAACCTTCGCGTCACAGGGAAGTTATACGGCTTGCCCGATATTAGCCGTCGAATCGATGATGTCGTGAAAAAACTTGAAATGGAAGATATTCGACACAAGCTCACTCGGAAGCTGTCCTCCGGGCAAATGTCTCGGCTCACGTTAGCCAAAGCCGTCATGACTGAACCGAAAATATTATTTTTGGATGAACCCACGGCGAGCCTCGATCCGGACATTGCCCATAAGATCAAGGCTTTTTTAAAAGAATATCGGGATACCTCTGGATTGAGCATGTTGTATACCTCCCACAACATGCGAGAAATGGAAGAAATGTCCGACCGCATTATATTTCTCCAACGCGGAAAAATCGTGGCGCAAGGCACGGCTCAAGAGGTCGTCACCCAGTATGGAGAAGATGATCTGGAACAAGTGTTTCTGAAAATCGCTCGGGATCGATAA
- a CDS encoding ABC transporter permease, translated as MNIGRISALIARHMYLYRRSFPRLLEIFYWPLLDLVVWGFITVYLAQEGNSMHGAVTFFLGALIFWDILFRAQQGVTISFLEEIWSRNLMNLFASPLTAGEFLTATMAMSVFKVAAVSIIMAFSALFFYSYNVFIMGLTLIPFVLNLIAAGWIIGILTMSVIMRFGQQAEVLAWGLVFLFQPISCVFYPVSVLPTWLQPVALANPAAHVFEGMRGVLLNQSVPWEHLGWATGLNALYLLIIITIYQYTFSVCKERGMLVRVGE; from the coding sequence ATGAATATTGGACGCATCTCCGCCCTCATCGCCAGACACATGTATCTCTACCGAAGAAGCTTTCCTCGGTTATTGGAGATCTTTTATTGGCCCTTGTTGGACTTAGTCGTGTGGGGATTCATTACCGTGTATCTGGCGCAGGAAGGAAACAGCATGCATGGCGCGGTGACCTTTTTTCTCGGCGCGCTGATTTTTTGGGATATATTATTTCGAGCTCAGCAGGGCGTCACCATTTCGTTCCTCGAGGAAATCTGGTCTCGTAATCTCATGAACCTCTTTGCGAGTCCCCTGACCGCCGGAGAGTTTTTGACCGCCACCATGGCGATGAGTGTCTTCAAAGTCGCGGCCGTCTCAATCATTATGGCCTTTTCCGCACTCTTCTTTTATTCCTACAACGTATTCATCATGGGGCTGACACTGATTCCCTTTGTGTTAAATTTAATTGCCGCAGGCTGGATCATAGGCATTCTGACGATGTCGGTGATTATGCGATTTGGCCAGCAAGCCGAAGTGCTGGCATGGGGATTGGTGTTTCTCTTTCAGCCGATATCCTGCGTCTTTTATCCAGTGTCCGTGTTGCCCACCTGGCTGCAACCTGTCGCCTTGGCCAACCCCGCCGCTCATGTATTTGAAGGCATGCGGGGGGTGTTGCTCAATCAAAGTGTTCCTTGGGAACACCTCGGCTGGGCCACAGGCCTCAACGCGCTCTATCTCCTGATCATCATTACCATTTATCAATACACATTTTCCGTGTGTAAAGAGCGTGGCATGTTGGTGAGGGTAGGGGAATAG